Proteins co-encoded in one Xiphophorus couchianus chromosome 3, X_couchianus-1.0, whole genome shotgun sequence genomic window:
- the LOC114141666 gene encoding mothers against decapentaplegic homolog 4-like isoform X1 — protein sequence MSVLGPAPSSADACLSIVHSLMCHRQGGENEGFAKRAIESLVKKLKEKKDELDSLITAVTSNGVRPSKCVTIQRTLDGRLQVAGRKGFPHVIYARLWRWPDLHKNELKHAKFCRFAFDLKYDSVCVNPYHYERVAAPACTGPQAVIKEEFLQDCLQLDLPPPSDPYAQPRPLTMYPSMPLSPPGRTSVTPAALGAAEAPEGPALLQVAPPIQPEGRTSPPLAPQSATPAPAQQSPEYSGTPTPVSWSGNGPAPYTPAGHQHSGRSHTQQTPFHHHHQHTPNTHFWSQHHSTPPYPQPVSNHPGPEFWCSISYFELDVQVGEMFKVQSSCPLVTVDGYVDPSGGDRFCLGQLSNVHRTAASHRARLHIGRGVQLECRGEGDVWMRCLSDHSVFVQSYYLDREAGRAPGDGVHKIYPGAYIKVFDLRQCHRQMQQQAAAAQAAAETQAAAVVGAMPGPHSVGGIAPALSVCSAAGPGVDDLRRLCIVRLSFVKGWGCDYPRQSIKDTPCWMEVHLHRALQLLDQVLHTLPPREHTL from the exons ATGTCAGTGCTCGGCCCCGCCCCCAGCAGTGCCGACGCCTGCCTCAGCATCGTCCACAGCCTGATGTGCCACCGGCAGGGCGGTGAGAACGAGGGCTTCGCCAAGCGAGCCATCGAGAGCCTGGTGAAGAAGCTGAAGGAGAAGAAGGACGAGCTGGACTCGCTCATCACCGCCGTCACGTCCAACGGCGTCCGTCCCAGCAAGTGCGTCACCATCCAGAGGACGCTGGACGGCCGGCTGCAG GTAGCGGGCAGGAAGGGCTTCCCCCATGTGATCTACGCCCGGCTGTGGCGCTGGCCCGACCTGCACAAGAACGAGCTGAAGCACGCCAAGTTCTGCCGCTTCGCCTTCGACCTCAAGTACGACAGCGTGTGTGTGAACCCGTACCACTACGAGAGGGTGGCGGCGCCCGCCTGCACAG GTCCTCAGGCGGTGATCAAGGAGGAGTTCCTGCAGGACTGCCTGCAGCTGGACCTGCCCCCCCCCTCTGACCCGTACGCCCAGCCCCGCCCCCTCACCATGTATCCCAGCATGCCTCTGTCTCCGCCAG GACGGACGTCCGTGACGCCCGCTGCTCTGGGCGCCGCCGAGGCTCCGGAAGGCCCCGCCCTCCTGCAGGTGGCCCCGCCCATTCAGCCAGAGGGCCGCACCTCACCCCCCCTCGCCCCACAGTCTGCCACGCCGGCTCCCGCCCAGCAGAGCCCCGAGTACAGTGGGACGCCCACACCTG TCAGCTGGTCAGGTAACGGTCCTGCCCCCTACACACCTGCAGGACATCAGCACAGTGGGCGGAGCCACACTCAGCAGACGCCGTTCCATCATCACCATCAACACACACCCAACACTCACTTCT GGTCGCAGCATCACAGCACTCCTCCGTACCCACAGCCGGTCTCCAACCATCCAG GTCCAGAGTTCTGGTGCTCCATCTCCTACTTTGAGCTGGATGTTCAGGTGGGGGAGATGTTCAAGGTCCAGTCCAGCTGTCCCCTGGTGACGGTGGACGGCTACGTGGATCCTTCAGGCGGGGATCGGTTCTGTCTGGGACAGCTGAGCAATGTCCACCGGACTGCAGCCAGCCACCGCGCCAG GCTCCATATCGGGCGTGGCGTCCAGCTCGAATGTCGGGGAGAGGGGGACGTCTGGATGCGTTGCCTTAGCGACCACTCCGTCTTCGTTCAGAGTTACTACCTGGACCGGGAGGCGGGCCGAGCGCCAGGTGACGGGGTTCACAAGATCTACCCTGGAGCTTACATCAAG GTGTTTGACCTACGCCAGTGCCACAGGCAGATGCAGCAGCAGGCGGCGGCGGCGCAGGCGGCAGCAGAGACGCAGGCGGCTGCGGTTGTCGGGGCGATGCCAGGACCCCACAGCGTGGGAGGAATCGCACCTGCTCTCA GTGTGTGCTCTGCAGCAGGTCCAGGTGTAGATGATCTGCGCAGGCTGTGCATCGTGAGGCTGAGCTTCGTCAAAGGCTGGGGGTGCGACTACCCGAGGCAGAGCATCAAGGACACCCCCTGCTGGATGGAGGTGCACCTGCACCGGGCGCTGCAGCTGCTCGACCAGGTGCTGCACACGCTGCCACCTCGAGAGCACACCCTCTGA
- the LOC114141666 gene encoding mothers against decapentaplegic homolog 4-like isoform X2, protein MSVLGPAPSSADACLSIVHSLMCHRQGGENEGFAKRAIESLVKKLKEKKDELDSLITAVTSNGVRPSKCVTIQRTLDGRLQVAGRKGFPHVIYARLWRWPDLHKNELKHAKFCRFAFDLKYDSVCVNPYHYERVAAPACTGPQAVIKEEFLQDCLQLDLPPPSDPYAQPRPLTMYPSMPLSPPGRTSVTPAALGAAEAPEGPALLQVAPPIQPEGRTSPPLAPQSATPAPAQQSPEYSGTPTPVSWSGNGPAPYTPAGHQHSGRSHTQQTPFHHHHQHTPNTHFWSQHHSTPPYPQPVSNHPGPEFWCSISYFELDVQVGEMFKVQSSCPLVTVDGYVDPSGGDRFCLGQLSNVHRTAASHRARLHIGRGVQLECRGEGDVWMRCLSDHSVFVQSYYLDREAGRAPGDGVHKIYPGAYIKVFDLRQCHRQMQQQAAAAQAAAETQAAAVVGAMPGPHSVGGIAPALRCVWLRPQVCALQQVQV, encoded by the exons ATGTCAGTGCTCGGCCCCGCCCCCAGCAGTGCCGACGCCTGCCTCAGCATCGTCCACAGCCTGATGTGCCACCGGCAGGGCGGTGAGAACGAGGGCTTCGCCAAGCGAGCCATCGAGAGCCTGGTGAAGAAGCTGAAGGAGAAGAAGGACGAGCTGGACTCGCTCATCACCGCCGTCACGTCCAACGGCGTCCGTCCCAGCAAGTGCGTCACCATCCAGAGGACGCTGGACGGCCGGCTGCAG GTAGCGGGCAGGAAGGGCTTCCCCCATGTGATCTACGCCCGGCTGTGGCGCTGGCCCGACCTGCACAAGAACGAGCTGAAGCACGCCAAGTTCTGCCGCTTCGCCTTCGACCTCAAGTACGACAGCGTGTGTGTGAACCCGTACCACTACGAGAGGGTGGCGGCGCCCGCCTGCACAG GTCCTCAGGCGGTGATCAAGGAGGAGTTCCTGCAGGACTGCCTGCAGCTGGACCTGCCCCCCCCCTCTGACCCGTACGCCCAGCCCCGCCCCCTCACCATGTATCCCAGCATGCCTCTGTCTCCGCCAG GACGGACGTCCGTGACGCCCGCTGCTCTGGGCGCCGCCGAGGCTCCGGAAGGCCCCGCCCTCCTGCAGGTGGCCCCGCCCATTCAGCCAGAGGGCCGCACCTCACCCCCCCTCGCCCCACAGTCTGCCACGCCGGCTCCCGCCCAGCAGAGCCCCGAGTACAGTGGGACGCCCACACCTG TCAGCTGGTCAGGTAACGGTCCTGCCCCCTACACACCTGCAGGACATCAGCACAGTGGGCGGAGCCACACTCAGCAGACGCCGTTCCATCATCACCATCAACACACACCCAACACTCACTTCT GGTCGCAGCATCACAGCACTCCTCCGTACCCACAGCCGGTCTCCAACCATCCAG GTCCAGAGTTCTGGTGCTCCATCTCCTACTTTGAGCTGGATGTTCAGGTGGGGGAGATGTTCAAGGTCCAGTCCAGCTGTCCCCTGGTGACGGTGGACGGCTACGTGGATCCTTCAGGCGGGGATCGGTTCTGTCTGGGACAGCTGAGCAATGTCCACCGGACTGCAGCCAGCCACCGCGCCAG GCTCCATATCGGGCGTGGCGTCCAGCTCGAATGTCGGGGAGAGGGGGACGTCTGGATGCGTTGCCTTAGCGACCACTCCGTCTTCGTTCAGAGTTACTACCTGGACCGGGAGGCGGGCCGAGCGCCAGGTGACGGGGTTCACAAGATCTACCCTGGAGCTTACATCAAG GTGTTTGACCTACGCCAGTGCCACAGGCAGATGCAGCAGCAGGCGGCGGCGGCGCAGGCGGCAGCAGAGACGCAGGCGGCTGCGGTTGTCGGGGCGATGCCAGGACCCCACAGCGTGGGAGGAATCGCACCTGCTCTCA ggtGTGTTTGGCTCCGCCCCCAGGTGTGTGCTCTGCAGCAGGTCCAGGTGTAG